Within Trichoderma atroviride chromosome 2, complete sequence, the genomic segment CAGCAAACGGCTTTGACGCCAACCCAGAGTCAGTGGTCGCTTTCAAGGGCACCAAGGTATCAGACTTTGGTGGCAAGAGCCTGAGTCTCCTCTCGTCAGGAACCATGACCGTCAACCCTGATATCCCCGACGCCTATCGCCTCAAGGGCTGGTACGATTCGGCTGGTCGAACTGATACTTTTGCTACTCACCAGAATCTTGCTGGTGTAGCTGGCGCAACAGGCCGAAAGGACGATATCAAGACAATTTCCCAGGTCAAAGACGAGAACCTTGGCGTAGACGACCAGGCATACTATACAATCAAGGCTACCATTGTATTTGTGAAGCAGGACAGTTTCTGCTATCCTGCTTGCTCCACGCAGGGGTGCAATAAAAAGGTCACAAGTATGCCCGATGGCACATGGCACTGCGAAAAGTGCAATGTGTCACACGACAGGCCTGACTATCGCTACATCTTGAACCTCAACGTGGCTGACCACACGAGTCACCAGTGGCTTAGCTGTTTCGATGACACCGGCAGGATAATAGTGGGCATGTCTGCCAACGAACTGATGGAACTCAAAGAGAATGACGATGCCAAATTTATGGCGGCTTTCGAGGCAGTAAACTGCAAGAAGCTGACTTTCAGGTGCAGAGCCAAGCTAGACCACTTTGGCGATACTCAAAGGTGGGTTTCCGATCCGTTTTAAAACcatgcttttgtttttctggATGCGATGAACTGACGAATCTATAGGGTGCGATACCAAGTGCTGAGCGCGGCACTGATGGATTATAAGACAGAGGGCGACAAGCTAGTAGAGTTGATCAAGCAGTTCAACATTTAATCGCTCAACATGTAGAGTGAAGGGTTAAGGATGGGATCAAAACTGGAAAAGGCACTCAACTAATGTGGCGGGTTTGCTTGATGCAATTACTGTAGGCCGCTATGTTGTAAAGAATATACAGAAGATATCACAATGATgtactaaaaaaaaaagttgctcTAGCTTGTGCAAATCGGCTTgaacagcagcttctgggaTAGATATAAATACGATACTACTAGTATCCTTCATTTGTGGTAGAGAGCATACTTGTATGAGTGACTTATACTCTGTAGTGTGCCATGCGCCGCTGCTTGTCGAAATTTGGCAGCCCATATGGGCCATGCCCCCCCCTCCACGACCCCAGAAAGGAAGCTGGGGACTTTGCGCATTGCGTACAGGCAGCTGATGGGAGCACTACGTCCGGACGGATTGCAGCATGTATTTACTCGGGCGGTACTAGCTCGATGGGAGTTTGGCAGAGTGTATGTCATTGGGAAGCTAGAGTGGCGTAGCCCCAGCCACCAGCTTTTTTGGGACACCTGGTGGCGTTGTATCACCCGGTAGGAATATGCTTGTCTACTTGGTATTCTTCGTATCAAGTACACCTCGCTTAATGGTGATTATCGGAAGGATTTCTGGAATGGGAGCGGGAATGCCATATATACGAGAGACAGGGCCTACTTTTGGCCTCTGTTGCTGATTTGGTACCTTTGTAAAGCATGGTAATTGTAATTGCGGAAGAGAAATACACCTAGGCGCGACTGACGGGAACCATTTTCGGTTACACAATCATGCTAGGCTCGCGCCGATGCGGATAGGATGGTTGAAATGGTGCTCGATAGCGTGGTGGTGACACTTGGTATTGGACGGGACCCAGACGGTATGAGCAACTATTGAGTTAAAATGCCTCTCTTTGACTGCTATATGAGCACATGACGCGAGGAAAAGAATGGAAAACTAGTAAAGCTTTGTTTTAGAGCAAGGCGGGCTATAtcgagaaggaaagaaaaatgatGATGTGAGTTTTTGCATTTACCAAGGTGCAGCAATATGAAACGCTACCCGGCAGGTGatcatcagcagcaggtGGGTTAAATGTATGCGAAACACGATGGATGGAAACGAGGCTGCGAGTTGGAGGGGATTTCCAATAGTAAGCTTCAAGTGGCATAACAGAGCAATAATCCagtcttttccttctttcacGTTTGGTTGTTGAAACAGTGCATGTTACAAAGAGCATCTCCGTATCAATGCTTTCAACCCATCCATGCCACCAAGGACCTGACAGCTAGCGTCTTTAGTTCAGGGTCCGTTTGCTGAACTGAAAGATGTGGCGCTCAGCCCGAGTATCATTCTGGAAATAGCATGTAATAGCTGCAGCTCTTTTATGACTTATCTCGTGCTTGGAGCGATCTTTGCCGTCCGGCTAAACGGCGATGAAGTGTAAGGAAACAAAGAAGTGGCCAGCTGGTTAGATGCTTCAGTAGATAGTCGGCACAGCACCTACAGCAGATCTGCCTGCCAGCCCCGCCTGGACATCTCCCCATTCTGCCTCTTGCATATTATTCCATCTTTTCGttctccagctcagctctcgctcttcttccctctgccTCACTCCACATCTGACGAATCGCATCCGTCATGTCCCATCGGCCGATCGTCGCCGTGCCACCCCCTGCATCGTGAACCTGGCGATTTGCTCAAGGCCCTGCTGCCGCATTTCGATTCGGGGCGAGCCTTGGATCAAGGCTGGCGGCCACTCGGAGCTCGCAGCTGCTAGGCGTCTGTCTCACCAACCAGTCGCTATTTGTCTTCTCGCCTGTCcactcttcctctcttctctatcctctcttcgccatctctttttctttttctgttttcgctcactcgctcgctcgctcccAACATCCAATCATCACCCCATCAGCGTCTCACCCGCTGCCTCGGCGCTGCACAGATTATCTCCAGGGATCGCTTGACGCAAACTTGGCAGGTTTTCCATCCTGCTTACGCACTGCCTTGCTTGACGCTGCTTTgttctgcttgcttgcttttgcttcctcgTCTCGGATTGGCtgtgtatttttttttgtgcttcTTTCTATTTTTGGGTGCCCAGCAGAGACTGTCTTGCTCGTCTGGCTCGCCATCCAGTAACGACTGgctctccatctcgctcGACCACAGGAACCACCCGCCAATTGCATGAAGCCATCGAGCTCAGGCACCGTCCACTCGTCCACCATCATGCAAAGCAGCCCCTGTCTCaacctcgccgccgccacgtAGCTCGCGAATACCCTACCAGTGGCAGCCTGCGCTTCTCCTGTTAGTTTGAAGCGTGCAACAACCTCGCTattgccatgatggcggcgccAGCCCCAAGAAACCACGGCTCTGCGCCTGAGCCTGCGGCACCGCGCCAGTTCAAGAAGCACCGGGTGCTGCCTCGGCCGGTTATCGATCAGGCGCACGACGGCTCCAGGCGCAAGGCGCATGGCGCTCACCTAACTAGCGGCACGCTGGCGCCCAGAAGTTCGACGCCTCACCCGGTGTTAAGCTCAACGCCTCGCCCCATTATGAGCTCCCAGCCCTTGAAGCACCAGCTCAGAAGAATAGACACCGGACCCGATCTGCCTCCAACGCCACCCGCGCTGTCAAACGCATCCTCCAGCGGCCAGTCCGCCACGCCATCGAGTCCGACGAGCACAGAGAATAGCGTTGGGCTGCCGCATGTCGTCGCGAACCGACCGCCGGCCACGCCCCCCGACCAGCGCGGCCCCCCCGACGCCAGAAGTCACCCCGCCGCATCCCGTGAGCGTCGCCAAGATGCAGCGTCCGAGCGTCAGGGGCCGTATGGCTTCGGAAAGCACTAATGGGCCGTCGTCGAGGGCCGAGTCCTTCATCACCGCTCGCGAGGAACCGACTTCTTCAGAAGATGAGGCTGAGAGACCAGCTGGCTGGCCTCGCAGAGTTTCCACGGCTTCGCAAATCACCATCACTCGTTCTGATAAGACTGATGTTGCCAATGAGGCACGGCCGACGACTCCTTCAGATAGGATGACAACGAAGGATGTGGCGCTAGAAGGAGAGGATCAGACACCAAAGgtaaaaggcaaaagagcTGAATCTGTTGGCACACAGAACCCTATTGTTGAAGCTGGACATCCGCAAGATGCCCACATATCCCCTGTGATAACGCCCCAGAAACACCAGCATCAACGCCGATCGCCGGGAGTGTCACGTCCAATCCTACACCATGATCGGGATCCTGTTGTCAAGGATAAAGTGTCCGTTGCTCCTACAGATGCGACGCAAGCTGTGCGCAAAATGCAACTTCAAGAGGCCGCACCTGTAACGTCATCCTCGAAGAGACACGACGATCAAAAGCCCGTCCAGCTGGCTCACCCACAGGTGGAGGCTACAGCAAAGCGAAATGCACGACCGCTAAGCACGTCTAGCCAGTCGACTGTTGTCGAAGTACTTTTAGTGGATGAACGtccaaaaagacaaagggcTCTGCGTCATATGCGAAAGCAAAGTACCTTGCGAGATGTTACTGATAACAGGGAAAATGAGGGCTCGGTTGCCAAGAGTGCAGACCCAAATGAGACTCAGAAagctccagaagctgcaCAGAGTTCGAAACCAGAAACCTATGATCGCGAGAGCCATGTGTCGACAGTGACATACTCAACAAACAGATCTATATCTAGCAGAAGTGCGAGACAGGAGATTTGGCGAAGCGGCGCTATCCCAGTAGTCATAGTGCCCAGCCGACGATCTTCTAGAGGTCCTAGGAGCAAGGAGCCTTCTCTTCGATCGACGTCAAGTAGGCATTCggacaaggcaaagagcACAAAGAGCACTCATTCCGCCCCTGCTCCAGATCCCGCGCCCTCTAGGAGCTCTGGCCCTGTCTTTGAGCGACCTGGTCGCCGGAGTCGAGCATATTCCGAATCTGATGGCTCTGTCAGGACAATTGACTTTCCCCCAGTGATTCCGGCGCGATCCTCGTCGCTCTCTGCCCCGACCAGTCGAAACGTTTCCAGAGTTGGATCAATTAAAGCTAGGTCAATTAAAGCCGAATCAATTAAAGCCGAATCAATTAAAGCCGAATCGGTTAAAGCTGGATCGATCAATACTAGCAGTGTCAAAGTTCACTGCACCTCGATTGAACAACAGTCCGACCGCCATTTGAGCCAGGAAGTGCACATTATCTGCCCTAGCACGCCTTCGATAGACCCATTGACCCCTACATCTCCGGAAATGAAAGATTTGTCAAGGGAAGAGACCTTTGACCACCTTGGCTTCAGCCAACACGACGACGTGTTATCTGTAAAAAGGATTCCACTGCGAAACACGCCGTTCTCGGTTGCGTCCATGGAGACGTGCGCAACAGCTCCAGAGCTGTCAGAAGCTCTTGCTGTTCACATGTTTCCCCATCAAAACTCATCGGTCCTCATGGTTGACCATTCAAATCGACCATCAGAGATTCTAATAGCGAAACGGATGTCCAGTCCGCCTATACTAATGGCGAACTCTGAAGAGATGATACCTGTCACTCCTCCTCGGAAAAGATTCTCATCACTCGAGGTGGACTCTCCTTTGCGCAACCCGCGAGCTCCGCCTCAACCACCAAAACAGCCACCTGAATACCCGCCTGCGATCAATTTTATTCCCGCTACGCCGTCGGGAATGACACCTGCGGCTGAACGACTAATCCTTCAAGGAAATTACTTTGAATCGCTGAAAGAAAAACCTCCCCGGCGGCCTTCTATCGTCAGAAGAGCGCTCAGCCGACGTCGTCATTCGATAGCCTATGTGCCAAGCTCGAGAGGAGGCTTTCTTGCGAGGACATTTTCCATGTCGCGCAGAAACCGCGACGATAGCGACATTTCTCTTTATAAAGACAATGATAAGCCGACCGAGGAGGACAAGCTTCATCCGAATTGGCGCCCGCAATGGATTAGTGACACAGACTCCGAGCCTatggatgatgacggctACGAAAATGACGATTACGATGACCACTATGAGCGCGATGATGAAGTCTATCGATACCCCCCGGTGGATAACCGTCCGCGAAGACGGACAAGGAGCTTCAGCCAAAAGGTGAAGCAGACATTTGCAATTCTGCCATCACGAGAGTATCACGTTGATGACGTGTATGGACCCCAGCGTCGGACAATTCGACGAACTTCCAGCGGAAATCTGCGAATCGTACGCCGCATCAGTATTGGATCTTTGAAGCAACGTCAGGGCCAAAGCGGAAACGAGAGATATACTGTGAACGGAGAACCTCGTACACGCTTCTGGCGAAACAGCAACGCTGGCCGAAGCAGTACACGGCGATTTTCTATTGGGGGCAAATTGGAAGATATTCAGAATATACCCCACAAGATAAGCGAGAGAAGGCGCGAGAAACGATCACAGAGACTCAGACAGATGATTAGCGGACCGAAAGTAGTCCGAGACGGTGTTGGCGAAGTCATCAGACGCTAACTAGGTGGTTCAAGATGTCACCACTCGACGATTCCGAAGCGTTTCATGGAACAAATGCCTTTGCTTTTCGCTgctatctttttcttttcttttcttttctttttttatatgcAATGCGAGCAAGATTGATGACAAAAGATGAACGAATTTCCTTTATGATATGCAGAGGATATCGTGGGTAGAATGCCGGCATATTGCGTTacgatttctttttctcttgttctatttctctttcttggcaaCGACATGATGATTCGATGACTGAAGGATGAATTCTCACAAACTCGTCCTCATTTCTATTTCCGCTTCCCTAAGTGGACAACAACAATTACGGAGTGATTTCTTTCTATTCAAGCTTCAACTCCACCCTTTTTAATTTGCTCTTATCAAAGTGCCATCTGCCTGGTAGTACAGGGCTGCGCTTTTTGAGATTTaattttcttcatctttcctTTTGCTATGTTGCTGGCCATATTACGTGTCTTGcatgaaaaaaaacacacgAAATTTGCAAAGAATT encodes:
- a CDS encoding uncharacterized protein (EggNog:ENOG41); the protein is MSSRTDRRPRPPTSAAPPTPEVTPPHPVSVAKMQRPSVRGRMASESTNGPSSRAESFITAREEPTSSEDEAERPAGWPRRVSTASQITITRSDKTDVANEARPTTPSDRMTTKDVALEGEDQTPKVKGKRAESVGTQNPIVEAGHPQDAHISPVITPQKHQHQRRSPGVSRPILHHDRDPVVKDKVSVAPTDATQAVRKMQLQEAAPVTSSSKRHDDQKPVQLAHPQVEATAKRNARPLSTSSQSTVVEVLLVDERPKRQRALRHMRKQSTLRDVTDNRENEGSVAKSADPNETQKAPEAAQSSKPETYDRESHVSTVTYSTNRSISSRSARQEIWRSGAIPVVIVPSRRSSRGPRSKEPSLRSTSSRHSDKAKSTKSTHSAPAPDPAPSRSSGPVFERPGRRSRAYSESDGSVRTIDFPPVIPARSSSLSAPTSRNVSRVGSIKARSIKAESIKAESIKAESVKAGSINTSSVKVHCTSIEQQSDRHLSQEVHIICPSTPSIDPLTPTSPEMKDLSREETFDHLGFSQHDDVLSVKRIPLRNTPFSVASMETCATAPELSEALAVHMFPHQNSSVLMVDHSNRPSEILIAKRMSSPPILMANSEEMIPVTPPRKRFSSLEVDSPLRNPRAPPQPPKQPPEYPPAINFIPATPSGMTPAAERLILQGNYFESLKEKPPRRPSIVRRALSRRRHSIAYVPSSRGGFLARTFSMSRRNRDDSDISLYKDNDKPTEEDKLHPNWRPQWISDTDSEPMDDDGYENDDYDDHYERDDEVYRYPPVDNRPRRRTRSFSQKVKQTFAILPSREYHVDDVYGPQRRTIRRTSSGNLRIVRRISIGSLKQRQGQSGNERYTVNGEPRTRFWRNSNAGRSSTRRFSIGGKLEDIQNIPHKISERRREKRSQRLRQMISGPKVVRDGVGEVIRR